A DNA window from Leptolyngbya sp. KIOST-1 contains the following coding sequences:
- a CDS encoding ABC transporter substrate-binding protein, with product MTSLVSWFRDRQRPWTSRQWRRVAQFLGLFGLCFAIAIGCAGNDRPAANAPADGEGGRITIGTTLTARTLDPADAYETFPGILLYNLGDRLYTYEPGTTNLVPQLATELPTISDDGLTYTIPLRQDVTLHDGTAFNAEVMAFSIQRFMENGGRPAYLLSEKIANVEATGDYELTLTLSAPFAAFPALLSFSGVTPVSPESYEIGAGSFNPDSFVGTGPYRLAAFTSDSIRLDVNEDYWGDAPANSGIDIQIFTSPANLYNTFRTGGLDVAYQTLDPEQVAALEREESSGGWQVIEAGTNVINYMSLNQTIEPLDDVRVRQAIAAMVDRPLLNDRVFQGQAEPLYSLIPASFDVAEPVFQEAYGDGDFDQARDLLTEAGFSEANPLTVEIWYPSASTIRSIVANTLKESIEAGLPGLVTVDVQNTEGATLWENVGKGVYPIILSNWYPDYYDPDTFIQPFLGCETGNGSTCEAGASQANGSFYYSPEANDLIAQQRAEQDPAARQEIIADLQQMMVEDVPYVPLWQNKDYVFAQDGVDGVAVEPTQQFLLWQISRG from the coding sequence ATGACTTCTTTGGTGTCGTGGTTTAGAGATCGGCAGCGCCCCTGGACCAGTCGCCAGTGGCGGCGGGTAGCCCAGTTTTTGGGGCTGTTTGGGTTGTGCTTTGCGATCGCGATCGGCTGTGCTGGCAACGATCGGCCCGCCGCCAACGCGCCTGCGGACGGTGAGGGTGGCCGCATCACCATCGGCACCACCCTCACCGCCCGCACCCTCGACCCCGCCGACGCCTACGAGACGTTTCCGGGCATCTTGCTCTACAACCTGGGCGATCGCCTCTACACCTACGAGCCGGGGACCACTAATCTGGTGCCCCAGCTGGCCACCGAACTGCCCACCATTAGCGACGACGGCCTCACCTACACCATTCCCCTGCGGCAGGATGTCACCCTCCACGACGGCACCGCTTTCAACGCTGAGGTGATGGCCTTTTCGATCCAGCGGTTTATGGAAAATGGCGGTCGGCCTGCCTACCTACTGTCCGAGAAAATTGCCAACGTCGAGGCCACGGGCGACTACGAACTGACGCTCACCCTCAGCGCCCCCTTCGCGGCTTTTCCAGCACTGCTTAGCTTTTCGGGCGTCACCCCCGTATCGCCCGAGAGCTACGAAATTGGGGCCGGCAGCTTTAACCCCGACAGCTTTGTGGGCACTGGCCCCTACCGGCTGGCCGCCTTCACCAGCGACTCGATCCGACTCGACGTCAACGAAGACTACTGGGGCGATGCCCCCGCCAACAGCGGCATCGACATCCAGATTTTCACCAGCCCCGCCAACCTCTACAACACCTTTAGAACCGGCGGGCTGGATGTGGCCTACCAGACCCTCGACCCCGAACAGGTGGCGGCCCTGGAGCGCGAGGAAAGCTCCGGCGGCTGGCAGGTGATCGAGGCGGGCACCAACGTGATCAACTACATGTCGCTCAACCAGACCATTGAGCCCCTGGACGATGTGCGGGTGCGCCAGGCGATCGCCGCTATGGTCGATCGCCCCCTGCTCAACGATCGCGTCTTCCAGGGCCAGGCAGAACCCCTCTACAGCCTCATTCCTGCCAGCTTTGATGTGGCCGAGCCGGTCTTCCAGGAGGCCTACGGCGACGGCGACTTCGACCAGGCCCGCGACCTGCTCACCGAGGCCGGGTTCTCAGAAGCTAACCCCCTCACCGTCGAAATCTGGTACCCCTCCGCCTCCACCATCCGCAGCATCGTCGCCAACACCCTGAAAGAATCTATCGAAGCGGGGCTGCCCGGCCTGGTGACGGTGGACGTCCAAAACACCGAAGGCGCTACCCTCTGGGAAAACGTCGGCAAGGGTGTCTACCCCATCATTCTCTCCAACTGGTACCCCGACTACTACGACCCCGACACCTTTATTCAGCCTTTTCTGGGCTGCGAAACCGGCAACGGCAGTACCTGTGAAGCAGGCGCTTCCCAGGCCAATGGCTCCTTTTACTACAGCCCCGAAGCCAATGACCTGATTGCCCAGCAGCGGGCCGAGCAAGACCCCGCCGCCCGCCAGGAAATCATTGCAGACCTGCAGCAGATGATGGTGGAGGACGTCCCCTACGTGCCCCTGTGGCAGAACAAGGACTATGTCTTTGCCCAGGACGGTGTAGACGGCGTTGCCGTGGAGCCAACCCAGCAGTTTCTGCTCTGGCAAATCAGTCGAGGCTAA
- a CDS encoding ABA4-like family protein: MIVDAPLLDLLFSGANLFVLPFWTLMVLVPNTKLTRTVMGSFLPFVALAGLYLFLFVTSFSNVQGIEALSDPNLSLSDLVAIFAQPHVTATGWVHFLVFDLFVGRWIYWQGQESGVFTRHSLALCLFAGPLGLLSHLLTDALWRRFAGSGVEEAVG; the protein is encoded by the coding sequence ATGATTGTTGATGCCCCTCTGTTAGACCTGCTGTTTAGCGGTGCCAACCTGTTTGTGCTGCCCTTCTGGACCCTGATGGTGCTGGTGCCCAACACCAAACTCACCCGCACCGTGATGGGATCTTTTCTGCCCTTTGTCGCCCTGGCCGGGCTGTACCTGTTTCTCTTTGTCACCAGCTTTAGCAACGTGCAGGGCATCGAGGCCCTCTCCGACCCCAACCTCAGCCTGAGCGACCTGGTGGCCATCTTTGCCCAGCCCCACGTCACCGCCACCGGCTGGGTGCATTTCCTGGTGTTTGACCTGTTTGTGGGTCGCTGGATCTACTGGCAGGGGCAGGAGAGCGGCGTCTTTACCCGACACTCCCTGGCGCTGTGCCTGTTTGCTGGTCCCCTGGGGCTGCTGTCACACCTGCTGACCGATGCCCTGTGGCGCAGGTTTGCGGGGAGCGGAGTAGAAGAGGCGGTCGGGTAG
- a CDS encoding ABC transporter permease gives MSSRSAALRYYVFTRLLLAPLMILTITTVVFLLLRATPGDPVDALLGARAPAAAKEALRVQLGLDQPLLIQYLNYLGNLLRLDLGSSLATQGQSVWQIIRAHFPATVELTVCGMLVATVVGVGVGALAASRPNSPMDAGGRLFGIVTYAIPMYWFGMILQLIFAVQLRWFPIGTRYPLRTAPPAGPTGLYLLDSLLSLDLGAFFTTLYYLALPSLTLGVLISGVFERMVRVNLKQTLTADYVEAARARGIPERRIVLVHALRNALIPVITILGLTFAAMLGGAVLTEVTFSWPGLANRLYEAISQRDYPVVQGLMVFFAMIVAVISIAIDILNAYIDPRIRY, from the coding sequence ATGTCCTCCCGCTCCGCCGCCCTGCGCTACTACGTCTTCACCCGGCTGCTGCTGGCCCCGCTGATGATTTTAACCATCACGACAGTGGTGTTTTTGCTGCTGCGGGCCACGCCGGGGGATCCGGTGGATGCGCTGCTGGGGGCGCGGGCACCGGCGGCCGCCAAAGAGGCGCTACGGGTGCAGCTTGGCCTCGACCAGCCCCTGTTGATTCAGTACCTGAACTACCTAGGCAATCTCCTGCGACTGGATCTGGGCTCCTCCCTGGCCACCCAGGGGCAGTCGGTGTGGCAAATCATTCGGGCCCACTTTCCGGCCACGGTGGAACTGACGGTGTGCGGCATGCTGGTGGCCACCGTGGTAGGGGTGGGGGTGGGGGCCCTAGCCGCCTCGCGACCCAACTCACCCATGGATGCGGGGGGACGCCTGTTTGGCATTGTCACCTATGCCATCCCGATGTACTGGTTCGGGATGATTTTGCAGCTGATTTTTGCGGTGCAGCTGCGCTGGTTCCCGATTGGCACCCGCTACCCGCTGCGGACGGCACCGCCCGCCGGGCCGACTGGGCTGTACCTGCTCGATAGCCTGCTCTCGTTAGATCTGGGCGCGTTTTTTACCACCCTCTACTACCTGGCGCTGCCCAGCCTGACGCTGGGGGTTTTGATCAGCGGCGTGTTTGAGCGCATGGTGCGGGTCAACCTGAAGCAAACCCTGACCGCAGACTACGTAGAAGCGGCCAGGGCACGGGGGATTCCAGAGCGGCGCATCGTGCTGGTGCATGCCCTCAGGAATGCCCTGATTCCGGTGATTACGATTCTGGGGCTGACCTTTGCAGCCATGCTGGGGGGAGCAGTGCTGACGGAGGTGACTTTTTCCTGGCCGGGGCTGGCCAACCGACTCTACGAGGCGATCTCCCAGCGTGACTACCCGGTGGTGCAGGGGCTAATGGTGTTTTTCGCCATGATCGTGGCGGTGATCAGCATCGCGATCGATATTTTGAATGCCTATATCGACCCCCGGATTCGCTATTAG
- a CDS encoding valine--pyruvate transaminase — MTPELTRFGEQMSHLTGVRAIMKDIIETLRAGQGQAFINLSAGNPVILPEIEQLWRDCTQALLASAEYGNVVCRYGNSQGYEPLVEAIKTDFNQRYGLNLSDRHILITPGSQALYFLAANAFGGYQSTGRMKDIVLPLSPDYTGYGGISLVPEAVRAYRPTIEADAATHRFRYRPDFSQLAIDENTGFVLFSRPCNPSGNVLTADDVQHIASLAAAHAVPVLVDSAYAPPYPALNFTAMEPVFGDNILHCMSLSKAGLPGERLGVAVGDPAMIQVLECFQTNFCIHSSRYGQAIAARAIASGELARLSEQVIRPYYQDKFAVLEAALDRAMPPDLPWYLHRGEGAIFAWLWFDQLPITDQELYNRLKQRGVIVVPGNPFFPGLRPEAGETWPHTRQCLRLSLTASREDLAEAAARLGALVAEVYQTTAVAVSA; from the coding sequence ATGACTCCAGAACTCACCCGCTTTGGCGAGCAGATGTCTCACCTGACTGGCGTGCGCGCCATTATGAAAGACATTATTGAAACGCTGCGGGCGGGGCAGGGGCAGGCGTTCATCAACCTGAGTGCGGGCAACCCGGTAATTTTGCCTGAAATTGAGCAGCTGTGGCGCGATTGCACCCAGGCGCTGCTGGCCAGTGCTGAGTACGGTAATGTGGTGTGCCGCTACGGCAACAGCCAGGGCTACGAGCCGCTGGTGGAGGCGATCAAAACCGATTTTAACCAGCGCTACGGGCTGAACCTGAGCGATCGCCACATTTTGATTACCCCCGGCAGTCAGGCCCTGTACTTTTTGGCGGCCAATGCCTTTGGCGGCTACCAGAGCACCGGCCGCATGAAGGACATCGTGCTGCCCCTCAGCCCCGACTACACTGGCTACGGCGGCATTTCCCTGGTGCCGGAGGCGGTGCGAGCCTACCGGCCCACCATTGAGGCCGACGCGGCGACCCATCGGTTCCGCTACCGGCCCGACTTCAGCCAGCTTGCAATCGACGAAAATACCGGCTTTGTGCTGTTTTCGCGGCCCTGCAACCCCTCGGGCAACGTGCTGACCGCTGACGATGTGCAGCACATCGCCAGTCTCGCCGCCGCCCACGCCGTGCCCGTGCTAGTCGACTCGGCCTACGCGCCCCCCTACCCGGCGCTGAACTTTACGGCGATGGAGCCGGTATTTGGCGACAACATTCTGCACTGCATGAGCCTCTCCAAGGCGGGGCTGCCGGGGGAACGGCTGGGGGTGGCGGTCGGCGATCCGGCCATGATTCAGGTGCTGGAGTGTTTTCAGACCAACTTCTGCATTCACTCGTCGCGCTACGGCCAGGCGATCGCGGCCCGCGCCATTGCCTCGGGGGAGTTGGCCCGCCTGTCCGAGCAGGTGATTCGCCCCTACTACCAGGACAAGTTTGCGGTGCTCGAAGCCGCCCTGGACCGGGCCATGCCCCCCGATTTGCCCTGGTACCTGCACCGGGGCGAGGGGGCGATCTTTGCCTGGCTGTGGTTTGACCAGCTGCCCATCACCGACCAGGAGCTGTACAACCGGCTCAAGCAGCGGGGCGTGATTGTGGTGCCGGGGAACCCCTTCTTCCCAGGTCTGCGACCCGAGGCGGGAGAGACCTGGCCCCACACCCGCCAGTGCCTGCGCCTGAGCCTGACCGCCAGCCGCGAAGACCTGGCCGAGGCGGCCGCCCGCCTGGGGGCGCTGGTGGCCGAGGTGTACCAAACCACCGCCGTGGCGGTGTCCGCATAA
- a CDS encoding neutral zinc metallopeptidase, which yields MKWQSSRRSTNIEDRRGAGVPGGAATGGIGALLLALLIAFLGGDPSVVLQPGIDVSPYDNAPQISQVEADRSAEFVSAVLGETEDTWNSIFRSEFGADYREPSLVLYSGATQSACGLGQSAMGPFYCPADQRIYLDTSFFHDLSVRHGAPGDFAQAYVIAHEVGHHVQNLLGVSGQVQRARQRLSRPQANDLSVRLELQADCFAGVWAHNAQVARQILEEGDIEEALNAASQIGDDRLQMEAQGYVTPDSFTHGTSQQRATWFYRGIETGDIHQCNTFDVARI from the coding sequence ATGAAATGGCAGTCGAGTCGGCGCAGCACCAACATTGAGGATCGGCGCGGGGCCGGTGTGCCTGGCGGGGCGGCAACCGGGGGCATTGGGGCGCTGCTGCTGGCGCTGCTGATCGCGTTTTTGGGCGGAGACCCTTCGGTAGTGTTGCAGCCGGGCATAGACGTCAGCCCCTACGACAATGCCCCTCAAATTTCCCAGGTTGAGGCCGATCGCTCGGCGGAGTTTGTCTCGGCGGTGCTGGGCGAAACCGAGGACACCTGGAACAGCATTTTTCGATCGGAGTTTGGGGCCGACTACCGGGAACCCAGCCTGGTGCTGTACTCCGGCGCTACCCAGTCGGCCTGTGGGCTGGGGCAATCGGCCATGGGGCCGTTTTACTGCCCCGCCGACCAGCGGATATACCTCGATACCAGCTTTTTCCACGACCTGTCGGTGCGCCACGGCGCGCCGGGGGACTTTGCCCAGGCCTACGTAATTGCCCACGAGGTGGGTCACCATGTGCAGAATTTGCTCGGGGTGTCCGGCCAGGTGCAGCGGGCTCGGCAGCGGCTCAGCCGGCCCCAAGCCAACGATCTGTCGGTGCGGCTGGAGCTACAGGCCGACTGCTTTGCCGGGGTGTGGGCCCACAACGCTCAGGTCGCCCGCCAGATTTTAGAAGAAGGCGACATTGAAGAAGCCCTCAACGCCGCCAGCCAGATCGGCGACGATCGCCTGCAGATGGAGGCCCAGGGCTACGTCACCCCCGACTCCTTTACCCACGGCACCTCCCAGCAGCGGGCCACATGGTTTTATCGCGGCATTGAGACCGGCGACATTCACCAGTGCAATACCTTTGACGTGGCGCGCATTTAG
- a CDS encoding zinc-dependent alcohol dehydrogenase: MKAVCWHGSQDVRVDTVPDPKILNPHDAIIKVTSTAICGSDLHLYDGYIPTMKSGDILGHEFMGEVVETGPEVTNLNQGDRVVVPFTISCGNCFFCSHDLWSLCDNTNPNAWMAEKFYGHSPAGLFGYSHLMGGYAGGQAEYVRVPFANVGPLKVPEGLSDEQVLFLTDIFPTGYMAAENCDIQPGEAVAVWGCGPVGQFAIRSAMMLGAERVFAIDRIPERLALAAAAGAETINYEEMDAGVALKELTGGLGPDCCIDAVGMEAHGTGVMALYDTVKQAVRMETGRAMVLRQAIAACRKGGKVSVPGVYGGFIDKMPMGAFVNKALTMRSGQTHVHKYLRPLLERIRNGDIDPTFLITHRLPLEEAPRAYKIFRDKEENCIKVVLKPFATAV; the protein is encoded by the coding sequence ATGAAAGCTGTTTGCTGGCACGGTTCCCAAGATGTGCGGGTTGACACCGTCCCCGATCCCAAGATCCTCAACCCCCACGACGCCATCATCAAGGTGACCTCGACTGCCATCTGCGGGTCTGACCTGCACCTCTACGATGGTTATATTCCCACCATGAAGTCCGGGGATATTTTGGGCCACGAGTTTATGGGGGAAGTGGTGGAAACCGGCCCCGAGGTTACCAACCTGAACCAGGGCGATCGCGTGGTGGTGCCCTTCACCATCTCCTGCGGCAACTGCTTTTTCTGTAGCCACGACCTGTGGTCGCTGTGCGACAACACCAATCCCAATGCCTGGATGGCCGAGAAGTTCTACGGCCACTCCCCTGCGGGCCTATTTGGCTACTCCCACCTGATGGGCGGCTATGCGGGTGGTCAGGCGGAATACGTGCGCGTCCCCTTTGCCAATGTCGGCCCGCTGAAGGTGCCCGAGGGCCTGAGCGATGAGCAGGTGCTGTTCCTCACCGATATTTTCCCAACCGGCTATATGGCGGCCGAAAACTGCGATATTCAGCCCGGCGAGGCCGTGGCGGTGTGGGGCTGTGGCCCCGTGGGGCAGTTTGCCATTCGCAGCGCCATGATGCTGGGGGCCGAGCGCGTCTTCGCCATCGATCGCATTCCTGAGCGCCTGGCCCTGGCGGCGGCGGCGGGGGCCGAAACTATCAACTACGAGGAGATGGACGCAGGCGTTGCCCTGAAGGAACTGACCGGCGGCCTGGGCCCTGACTGCTGTATCGATGCGGTGGGCATGGAGGCCCACGGCACGGGGGTGATGGCGCTTTACGATACGGTCAAGCAGGCGGTGCGGATGGAGACCGGGCGGGCGATGGTGCTGCGTCAGGCGATCGCGGCCTGTCGCAAGGGTGGCAAGGTGTCGGTCCCCGGCGTCTACGGTGGCTTTATCGACAAAATGCCGATGGGGGCCTTCGTGAACAAGGCTCTGACGATGCGATCGGGACAGACCCACGTGCACAAATACCTCCGGCCCCTGCTGGAGCGGATTCGCAACGGCGATATTGACCCCACGTTTTTGATCACCCACCGGCTGCCCCTGGAGGAAGCCCCCCGCGCCTACAAGATCTTCCGCGACAAGGAAGAGAACTGCATCAAGGTGGTACTGAAGCCCTTTGCCACCGCCGTTTAG
- a CDS encoding SRPBCC family protein, producing MENSMSTQTPGDKQAGDLERWASIVGGGAMVLAGLQQRSLRGILTAVAGGGLVYQGTQSKSTLKQVEEAVGLDQAIRVEKTVTINRPAADLYAFWRNLGQLPTFMRHLRSVQVIDDRRSHWVANAPLGQEIEWDAVIVTDEPDHLIAWASAEDAPVENSGFVRFQPAAGDRGTEVKVVMEYQPPGGLLAAAIAKLFGEEPEQQIGDELSRFKQLMEAGEIATTEGQPKGA from the coding sequence ATGGAAAACTCGATGAGCACCCAAACGCCAGGGGATAAACAGGCGGGCGATCTGGAGCGCTGGGCGTCAATTGTTGGCGGTGGGGCCATGGTGCTGGCAGGGCTTCAGCAGCGATCGCTGCGGGGCATTCTTACCGCCGTTGCGGGCGGTGGCCTGGTCTACCAGGGCACCCAGAGCAAAAGCACCCTGAAGCAAGTGGAAGAGGCCGTGGGCTTGGACCAGGCCATTCGGGTTGAGAAAACCGTTACCATCAATCGCCCCGCCGCCGACCTCTACGCCTTCTGGCGCAACTTGGGCCAGCTGCCCACCTTCATGCGCCACCTGCGATCGGTTCAGGTAATCGACGATCGCCGCTCCCACTGGGTAGCCAACGCCCCCCTGGGCCAGGAGATCGAGTGGGATGCGGTAATTGTCACCGACGAACCCGACCACCTGATCGCCTGGGCCTCGGCTGAGGATGCCCCGGTCGAAAACTCTGGATTTGTGCGATTTCAGCCGGCGGCGGGCGATCGCGGTACCGAGGTCAAGGTGGTGATGGAGTACCAGCCCCCGGGTGGCCTGCTAGCCGCTGCGATCGCCAAACTCTTTGGCGAAGAACCCGAACAGCAGATTGGCGACGAACTCAGCCGGTTCAAGCAGCTGATGGAAGCTGGGGAAATCGCCACCACCGAGGGGCAGCCCAAGGGGGCCTAG
- the rimM gene encoding ribosome maturation factor RimM (Essential for efficient processing of 16S rRNA): MATTDDWIEIGRIVAPQGVKGEVRVYPSSDFPERFLEPGDRWLKRPRSLTPEPVRLVRGRYMDGKGLYVVQLAEVDSREAAEALRDAVLLVPAGDRPSLEPDEFYVADLVGLRVIVQSTGAEIGTVTDIFAAGNDLLEVTYDALATEDALPPKPRTVLVPFVTAIVPVVNLAQGYLEIDPPAGLLAP; the protein is encoded by the coding sequence ATGGCGACCACCGACGACTGGATTGAAATTGGCCGCATTGTTGCGCCCCAGGGGGTGAAAGGCGAGGTGCGGGTGTACCCCAGCAGCGACTTTCCCGAGCGGTTTTTGGAACCGGGCGATCGCTGGCTGAAGCGCCCCCGCAGCCTTACCCCCGAGCCCGTCCGCCTGGTGCGGGGGCGCTACATGGATGGCAAAGGGCTCTACGTGGTGCAGCTGGCCGAGGTTGACAGTCGGGAGGCGGCGGAAGCCCTGCGGGATGCGGTGCTGCTGGTACCAGCGGGCGATCGCCCCAGCCTGGAGCCCGACGAGTTTTATGTCGCTGACCTGGTGGGGCTACGGGTGATTGTGCAGTCCACTGGCGCAGAGATTGGCACCGTGACCGATATTTTTGCCGCTGGCAACGATCTCTTAGAAGTGACCTATGATGCTCTGGCCACAGAAGATGCTTTGCCCCCCAAGCCCCGCACGGTTCTGGTTCCATTTGTAACCGCAATTGTGCCCGTGGTGAATTTGGCCCAGGGATACCTCGAAATTGACCCGCCAGCGGGACTTTTAGCCCCTTAA
- a CDS encoding CDGSH iron-sulfur domain-containing protein, translating into MAEPVIADTKPVVMELEAGTYFWCTCGQSTTQPFCNGAHAGTEFTPLKFTLEEKKQVALCACKYTQNAPFCDGSHTRL; encoded by the coding sequence ATGGCTGAACCTGTAATTGCTGATACCAAGCCCGTGGTGATGGAACTGGAGGCCGGCACCTATTTTTGGTGCACCTGCGGCCAGTCCACCACCCAGCCCTTTTGCAACGGTGCCCATGCCGGGACCGAGTTCACCCCCCTGAAATTTACCCTGGAGGAGAAAAAACAGGTGGCGCTGTGTGCTTGCAAGTACACCCAGAACGCCCCCTTCTGCGACGGCAGCCACACCCGGCTGTAG
- a CDS encoding LysR family transcriptional regulator, whose amino-acid sequence MDKLESMRAFTQVVEAGGFAAAARRMNLSRSQVNKLVMTLEDHLQTQLLHRTTRKVSPTDAGRAYYDRCIAILADLEEAELALTRLHQEPRGSLRINAPMTFGTLHLAPLVVEFMAQYPDLRVELVLNDRRIDPIEEGFDLTLRIAAQPPGPGLIAHRLAPCPLVLCAAPAYLQQRGIPAQPEDLKHHDCLHYGHRAQDNSWTLGGDASHTVPIAGPLCCNNGEVLRAAALAGLGIVMLPDFIVGPDLQGDRLRPLLTDYPPPAINIYALYPVNRHLSAKVTRLVAFLTAKLGPGGTIYGPRSAVNR is encoded by the coding sequence ATGGACAAACTTGAGAGCATGCGGGCCTTTACCCAGGTGGTGGAAGCGGGGGGGTTTGCCGCCGCCGCCCGCCGGATGAACCTGTCGCGATCGCAGGTCAACAAGCTGGTGATGACGCTCGAAGATCACCTGCAAACCCAGCTTCTGCACCGCACCACCCGCAAGGTCTCCCCCACCGATGCCGGCCGGGCCTACTACGATCGCTGCATCGCCATCCTGGCCGACCTCGAAGAAGCCGAGCTGGCCCTCACTCGGCTGCACCAGGAGCCGCGCGGCAGCCTGCGGATCAACGCGCCGATGACCTTTGGTACCCTGCATCTGGCTCCGCTGGTGGTGGAGTTTATGGCCCAGTACCCCGACCTGCGGGTGGAGCTAGTGCTCAACGATCGCCGCATCGACCCAATCGAAGAGGGCTTTGACCTCACCCTCCGCATCGCCGCCCAACCCCCCGGCCCGGGGCTGATCGCCCATCGGCTGGCCCCCTGCCCCCTGGTGCTGTGCGCAGCCCCGGCCTACCTACAGCAGCGCGGCATTCCAGCTCAGCCCGAAGATCTAAAGCACCACGACTGTCTCCACTACGGCCACCGCGCCCAGGACAACAGCTGGACCCTAGGGGGCGATGCCTCCCACACCGTCCCGATCGCAGGGCCGCTGTGCTGCAACAACGGCGAGGTGCTGCGGGCCGCTGCCCTGGCGGGACTGGGCATCGTTATGCTGCCGGATTTCATCGTCGGGCCGGATTTGCAGGGCGATCGCCTGCGCCCGCTCCTGACCGACTACCCGCCGCCTGCGATCAATATCTACGCCCTGTACCCGGTCAACCGCCACCTGTCGGCCAAAGTGACCCGGCTGGTGGCGTTTCTGACAGCGAAACTGGGGCCTGGAGGCACGATTTACGGTCCACGCTCAGCCGTGAACCGCTGA
- a CDS encoding ZIP family metal transporter: MNPLASGFLASLFAGLSTSLGALPVLLPYDPSERTQGILLGIGGGMMLAATSFSLILPGTDAAIALGYSGPVAAMVMVAGVLLGGAFLWGAHNLFPHEHFFKGPEGPEAQHMKRIWLFVIAIALHNFPEGLAVGVGFGGGEQAGALALAVGIALQNIPEGLVVAIALRNIGYAPAYAFAIASLTGLIEPIGGLVGAAVVTLAQATLPWAMGFAAGSMLFVIVDEIIPDIDQKAFGQRGTLGLMGGFVTMMFLDIALG; encoded by the coding sequence ATGAACCCCCTCGCCTCCGGATTTCTCGCCAGCCTGTTCGCTGGCTTGAGCACGAGCCTTGGTGCGTTGCCGGTGCTGCTGCCCTACGACCCTTCCGAGCGCACCCAGGGTATTTTGCTGGGCATTGGCGGCGGCATGATGCTGGCGGCCACCTCGTTCTCGCTGATTTTGCCGGGTACCGATGCGGCGATCGCCCTGGGCTACTCCGGTCCCGTCGCTGCGATGGTGATGGTCGCCGGAGTTTTGCTCGGCGGCGCGTTTCTGTGGGGTGCCCACAACCTGTTTCCCCACGAGCACTTTTTCAAAGGGCCGGAGGGACCAGAGGCCCAGCACATGAAGCGCATCTGGCTGTTTGTGATCGCGATCGCGCTGCACAATTTTCCGGAAGGCTTGGCGGTGGGCGTCGGCTTTGGCGGCGGCGAGCAGGCCGGGGCCCTGGCTCTGGCGGTGGGCATTGCGCTCCAGAATATTCCCGAGGGGCTGGTGGTGGCGATCGCCCTGCGCAACATCGGCTACGCCCCTGCCTATGCCTTCGCGATCGCCTCCCTCACCGGCCTGATCGAGCCCATCGGCGGCCTGGTTGGCGCTGCTGTGGTCACCCTGGCCCAGGCTACCCTGCCCTGGGCGATGGGGTTCGCCGCCGGGTCCATGCTGTTTGTAATCGTCGATGAAATCATTCCCGACATCGACCAGAAAGCCTTTGGCCAACGCGGCACCCTGGGCCTGATGGGCGGTTTTGTCACCATGATGTTTTTAGATATTGCCCTGGGTTAG
- a CDS encoding pirin family protein: MITIRPAHERGAANFGWLDSRHTFSFGNYYDPRHMGFASLRVINEDKVLPSQGFGTHGHRDMEILTYVLDGALEHKDSLGTGSVIRPGDVQRMSAGTGIRHSEFNASDTESVHFLQIWILPDTEGIAPGYEQISLAPADKQGQLRLVGSRDGRDGSVTIHQDVNLYAATLAEGDRVEHALAAGRVAWVQVARGAVSLNGHDLTAGDGAAISDLDSLSLTGTAAEAEVLVFDMAA; encoded by the coding sequence ATGATTACGATTCGTCCTGCCCACGAGCGCGGTGCCGCAAACTTTGGTTGGCTCGATTCTCGCCACACCTTCTCCTTCGGCAACTACTACGACCCTCGCCACATGGGCTTTGCCAGCCTACGGGTAATCAACGAAGACAAGGTGCTGCCGAGCCAGGGCTTTGGCACCCACGGCCACCGCGACATGGAAATTCTGACCTACGTGCTGGATGGGGCCCTGGAGCACAAGGACAGCCTCGGCACCGGGTCTGTGATTCGGCCTGGGGATGTGCAGCGGATGTCGGCGGGTACGGGCATTCGCCACAGCGAGTTCAATGCCTCCGATACCGAGTCGGTGCACTTTTTGCAGATCTGGATTTTGCCCGACACCGAGGGCATTGCCCCCGGCTACGAGCAGATATCCCTTGCCCCCGCCGACAAACAGGGGCAGCTGCGCCTGGTCGGCTCCCGCGATGGCCGCGACGGCTCGGTCACCATCCACCAGGATGTGAACCTGTACGCCGCCACTCTGGCCGAGGGCGATCGCGTTGAGCACGCCCTGGCTGCGGGCCGAGTGGCCTGGGTGCAGGTGGCGCGGGGGGCCGTCTCCCTGAATGGCCACGACCTCACCGCTGGCGATGGCGCTGCCATCAGCGACCTGGACAGTCTGAGCCTGACCGGAACCGCCGCCGAGGCCGAAGTGCTGGTGTTTGATATGGCGGCCTAG